Within Candidatus Rokuibacteriota bacterium, the genomic segment GGAACCCTCCGAGCAGGCGGCGCACGAGACCGACCGGGGCGACGCCCGCGGTCGGCACGACGGTTGCGTGGTCGGGCATTGCTCGGCTCGCCAAGCCCGCCGGTCAGCGGGATGGATAGAGGTGGCCTAGCGTCCACCGGCCAGCGGCGGAAACATCACGAGGACGTCACCGTCCTGGAGCACCTGCTCGGGGGCGGCGTCGCGCCCGTTGACCAGTATGATGGCCGGCATCCCGTCGGGGATCTTGAGGGACCGGACGAGCTGGCCGACCGTGCTCCGGTCGGCGACCTCCACGGTCGCGCTGCCGCCATCCGGAGCCTGGGGGAGGTACCCCGCGAGCGTGGCGAAAAGCTTGACCTCGACCCT encodes:
- a CDS encoding MoaD/ThiS family protein, whose translation is MRVEVKLFATLAGYLPQAPDGGSATVEVADRSTVGQLVRSLKIPDGMPAIILVNGRDAAPEQVLQDGDVLVMFPPLAGGR